The nucleotide sequence GGCGAAGACTACGGCTATGCTGCACGTCGCTTCTTCGCGGTCGATCTACCCAAACCTCTTGAGAAGGTTCTTCTCCAGGTTGCGTCCTGACGACGATTCGCCGAACCACGCGCTTCAGCGGACGCGCTTTACGCGCCGCTGAGCGCAGCGTTAGGCTTCGCTCGAACGGTCGCGAGAGATCAGTGAGTCCAGGTCAGGAGCGATACGAGAGTCGGCGCGACATCGGAGTGAGATGAGTGATTGACAGACGGCTCGCGCTCCTCGTCATTCTCGCTCTCCTCGCCGCGCCCCTCGCGGCAGAGGCCCAGCCACCGAAGAAGGTGAGGATCGGCTACCTGTCCGCCAATCCTTCGTCAGATACGAAGGATGCCATCGACGCATTTCCGACGAAGTTACGCGCCCTCGGTTACATCGAGGGGCAGAATCTCCTCATCGAGTCTCGCTATGCAGACGGGAGGTACGAACGGCTTCCCGAGCTCACCGCGGACCTGGTCCGGCTCAAGGTGGACGTCATCTTCGTGTATTCAACGCCAGGATCTCTGGCGGCCAAGAATGCGACTAGCACCATCCCGATCGTCTTCGCTGGCGTTTCCGATCCGTTGATCGTCGGCCTCGTCGCCACCTTGACCCGGCCCGGCGGAAACATCACGGGAGTGACGCTGAGCAACTCGGAGCTGAGCGCCAAGCGCCTGAGCCTATTGAAGGAAGCCGTGCCCGCCATGTCGCGCACGGCCGTCCTCGCGAATCCGAATTTCGAACCCTCTTCG is from Candidatus Methylomirabilota bacterium and encodes:
- a CDS encoding ABC transporter substrate-binding protein, translating into MIDRRLALLVILALLAAPLAAEAQPPKKVRIGYLSANPSSDTKDAIDAFPTKLRALGYIEGQNLLIESRYADGRYERLPELTADLVRLKVDVIFVYSTPGSLAAKNATSTIPIVFAGVSDPLIVGLVATLTRPGGNITGVTLSNSELSAKRLSLLKEAVPAMSRTAVLANPNFEPSSGMVAETRAAARALGVEIQVLPQELAKAFGIMTAAKAHAVVVVPDPMFVAHRRRIAELAASSRIPAMYHLRQFVEAGGLIFYGADYVEAFQQGGVLVDKILKGAKPADLPVEQPWRFALGINLKTAKVLGLTIPQSLLVRADYVVE